From the Marinomonas sp. THO17 genome, one window contains:
- a CDS encoding LysR family transcriptional regulator, which yields MSAKNYSLGQVGDYEIKQLKVFKTVVDCGGFSAAETSLNIGRSTISLHISNLEARLNLVLCKRGRGGFSLTEEGVIIYEMTEKLLESLDAFRTTVNNLNASLTGKLRLALSDKVSLDPRSHFPELIQRFGNQASEVSIATNVASMSNIERMILNDEADIGFIPYHRKLDGLNYVHLYSDDCYLYCGKHHPLAALSETEQAEQADIYPATHAGLKPHEAVSEQIAHMNLTAISYFYDSRLALILSGQYIGFLPEQYAQTYVDRGDILAVAPKSKTYTLGVAVISKKTSQPNKPRELFLQVLHQTVEDLMAAPF from the coding sequence ATGAGTGCAAAAAACTATTCACTAGGGCAAGTTGGTGATTATGAGATCAAACAGCTTAAAGTCTTTAAGACGGTAGTGGACTGTGGTGGCTTTTCAGCAGCAGAAACCTCATTGAACATAGGTCGTTCGACTATTAGCCTGCATATTTCGAATTTAGAAGCACGACTGAATCTTGTTTTATGTAAGCGTGGGCGCGGCGGTTTTTCTCTAACGGAAGAAGGCGTCATTATTTATGAAATGACGGAAAAGCTACTGGAATCTTTGGATGCCTTTCGTACCACAGTAAATAACCTCAACGCCAGTTTGACAGGCAAATTGCGCTTGGCTTTGTCTGATAAAGTGAGTCTAGATCCGCGTAGTCATTTCCCCGAACTTATTCAACGTTTTGGTAACCAAGCCTCAGAAGTGTCTATCGCAACGAATGTTGCTTCCATGTCGAACATTGAAAGAATGATTTTAAACGACGAAGCCGATATCGGCTTTATTCCATATCATCGTAAATTAGATGGCTTGAATTACGTGCATTTGTATAGTGATGATTGCTACTTGTATTGTGGTAAGCATCATCCGTTAGCGGCCTTATCTGAAACAGAACAAGCAGAACAAGCAGATATTTACCCAGCCACTCATGCAGGTTTAAAACCGCATGAAGCCGTTAGTGAACAAATAGCACATATGAATCTGACGGCTATTTCATACTTTTATGACAGTCGCTTAGCCTTAATACTGTCTGGTCAATACATAGGATTTTTACCTGAGCAATATGCCCAAACTTATGTGGATAGAGGCGATATTTTAGCAGTAGCGCCCAAGAGTAAGACTTACACACTGGGCGTTGCTGTGATCAGCAAGAAAACCAGTCAGCCTAACAAACCTCGTGAATTGTTTCTTCAAGTATTACATCAAACGGTAGAAGATTTGATGGCGGCACCTTTCTAA
- a CDS encoding methyl-accepting chemotaxis protein: MSIALSVRQKLIAIVVLVSVGYGSFGAYSIYNLSNMSVAANNASDLSTLTTQVKNIEVALLKLERDISTLSTQSFGQVRQDLLQIKQTTANGFQIKPGLIDQQGNELLEQSQTLLPNYLHLLDSNLNDLSQLGLDDQSGALGHLNQTANTLEEKFGSLASFASSFKEVRNKEKDFLAYPSPNYRTKLMNSLSNLQDTVNNIGFGDVFNTEITAYEEALKPVISIAIRIKAQQTQLAKLSHDFISIMDKSADYLQNTLLVAAQTYATNTAQKARSSIIITSLALAGVIGFILITVMRSLNKNLAAVLAILKQVAQGKLSSKSLSLSTSKPDEFQQLSIASQTMSNELHQLVGHLLTSNEKLMLTADDLEAGVHSIVSGSDRIRDRSNTMAAATEEISATADTVRNMTQAVAHGAQLAYESASSGATTMKQAMSNISEVADAIQQTNSRVERLGALSKEIDMVIELIVGVAEQTSLLALNAAIEAARAGEAGRGFAVVADEVKTLSEQTVRASGDITAKVENIQRETQAVIHAMSLSLSRVEQSKQQGDTAVTTIQQIEQNTLDAMQSTQEITQAIHEVALTTTQMAQDMDIIAKEIEDNHNVTASIQAGNKNIHLQTQALAKQIQGFKLS, translated from the coding sequence ATGTCAATCGCATTATCAGTACGCCAAAAACTTATCGCTATCGTAGTCTTAGTTTCTGTCGGTTACGGCAGCTTTGGCGCCTACTCCATCTATAATCTCAGTAATATGTCAGTCGCCGCCAATAACGCCAGTGATTTAAGCACCTTAACAACGCAAGTCAAAAACATTGAAGTTGCTTTGTTAAAATTGGAACGTGATATCTCCACCCTTTCGACACAAAGCTTTGGACAAGTCAGACAAGATTTATTGCAAATCAAACAAACTACTGCGAATGGTTTTCAAATCAAACCAGGATTGATTGACCAACAGGGCAATGAGCTATTAGAACAAAGCCAAACCTTGCTACCAAACTACTTACATCTATTGGATAGCAATCTTAATGACTTGTCACAATTGGGATTGGACGATCAGTCAGGCGCATTAGGTCACTTAAATCAAACCGCAAACACATTAGAAGAAAAGTTCGGCTCTTTAGCCAGCTTTGCATCCAGTTTTAAAGAAGTGCGTAACAAAGAAAAAGACTTTTTGGCCTATCCAAGCCCTAACTATCGAACCAAGCTAATGAATAGCTTAAGTAACTTACAAGACACTGTTAATAATATAGGGTTTGGCGATGTTTTTAATACCGAAATAACGGCTTATGAAGAAGCTCTTAAGCCAGTAATTTCAATAGCCATCAGAATTAAGGCTCAACAAACACAACTTGCCAAATTAAGTCATGATTTCATCTCAATCATGGACAAGAGTGCAGATTATCTGCAAAACACCTTATTAGTAGCCGCACAGACCTATGCTACAAATACAGCACAAAAAGCTCGTAGCTCGATCATTATTACCAGCTTAGCATTAGCAGGCGTCATAGGTTTTATCCTAATCACAGTTATGCGCTCCCTAAATAAAAACTTAGCAGCGGTTTTGGCCATTCTTAAACAAGTTGCGCAAGGCAAGCTTAGTTCTAAAAGTCTGTCATTGTCGACCAGCAAACCCGACGAGTTTCAGCAGTTATCCATAGCATCTCAAACCATGTCTAATGAACTTCATCAATTAGTCGGGCATTTATTGACCAGCAATGAAAAGCTCATGTTAACGGCTGATGATTTGGAAGCAGGTGTACATTCCATTGTCAGTGGTAGCGATCGCATTCGTGATCGAAGTAATACCATGGCAGCTGCAACAGAAGAAATTTCTGCGACAGCAGATACTGTCAGAAACATGACTCAAGCTGTCGCACACGGCGCACAATTGGCTTATGAATCAGCCAGTAGCGGTGCCACCACAATGAAACAAGCCATGTCCAACATTAGTGAAGTCGCCGATGCTATTCAGCAAACCAACAGCAGAGTTGAACGCCTTGGTGCCTTATCCAAAGAAATCGATATGGTGATTGAGCTGATTGTTGGCGTCGCTGAGCAAACCAGTCTATTAGCTTTAAATGCTGCGATTGAAGCGGCTCGAGCGGGTGAAGCAGGAAGAGGTTTTGCGGTAGTGGCAGATGAAGTCAAAACCCTGTCCGAACAAACAGTGAGAGCATCAGGAGACATTACTGCAAAAGTGGAAAATATTCAGCGTGAGACACAAGCCGTTATCCATGCAATGAGTCTTAGCTTATCGCGTGTCGAACAAAGCAAACAGCAAGGAGATACTGCAGTAACCACCATTCAACAAATTGAACAAAATACCTTAGATGCTATGCAAAGCACCCAAGAAATTACTCAAGCAATTCATGAAGTGGCGTTAACCACCACCCAAATGGCACAAGATATGGATATTATTGCAAAAGAGATAGAGGACAATCATAACGTAACGGCATCCATTCAAGCTGGTAATAAAAATATCCACTTACAAACCC
- a CDS encoding LysR substrate-binding domain-containing protein: protein MSHRVTHLKASHYFSVASQTLSYTKAAEQLSVSQAAVSQQIRLLEEYLGVSLFYRVGREMRLTVHGQELARHLTQAFEHVSNGLESVKLEPLEGTLRVSGLQSFVSLCLMPKLWRFSDLYPGVNVKLFSSDEREDIHSGKVDVIIDNHINTDDNADQDLLVSSEVIPVFSPELAARIKVKQPTDLLRCWLIQVGLPQYRWRTWFSEQQISALNSDNLLWAEVTSWYMGISAVKAGHGVFLCPKFMVQSELDEGSLIQAYPKALKTPIEFYLSYAKNSPRHKRIQAFVSWLLAKENQCIC, encoded by the coding sequence ATGAGTCACAGAGTTACGCACCTCAAAGCCAGCCATTACTTCTCAGTTGCAAGCCAGACCTTAAGCTACACCAAAGCTGCGGAGCAACTGAGTGTCTCTCAAGCAGCGGTCAGTCAACAAATTCGTTTGCTGGAAGAATATCTAGGCGTCTCTTTATTTTATCGAGTAGGACGAGAAATGCGCTTGACCGTGCATGGACAAGAGTTGGCTCGCCATCTAACGCAAGCCTTTGAACATGTAAGTAATGGCTTAGAAAGCGTTAAACTCGAACCTCTGGAAGGTACCTTAAGGGTTTCAGGTTTACAAAGCTTTGTGTCCTTATGTCTGATGCCTAAACTTTGGAGATTTTCTGATCTGTACCCAGGTGTGAATGTCAAACTCTTTTCTTCTGATGAAAGAGAGGACATCCATTCTGGAAAAGTGGATGTCATTATCGATAATCACATCAATACAGATGACAATGCTGATCAAGACTTGCTTGTATCATCTGAAGTAATTCCGGTTTTTTCTCCTGAGCTGGCCGCGAGAATCAAGGTAAAACAACCAACCGATCTGCTACGCTGTTGGCTCATTCAAGTAGGCTTACCTCAATATCGCTGGCGCACCTGGTTCAGTGAACAACAGATTTCAGCCCTGAATAGTGACAACTTACTCTGGGCGGAAGTAACCTCTTGGTACATGGGAATCAGTGCAGTAAAAGCTGGACATGGTGTCTTTTTATGTCCCAAGTTCATGGTACAAAGCGAATTAGACGAAGGCAGTTTAATACAAGCCTATCCTAAAGCCCTGAAAACGCCGATTGAGTTTTATCTTAGCTACGCCAAAAACTCACCACGTCATAAACGCATTCAAGCTTTCGTTAGCTGGCTTTTGGCGAAAGAAAACCAGTGTATTTGCTAA